One part of the Verrucomicrobiia bacterium genome encodes these proteins:
- a CDS encoding response regulator transcription factor: protein MKTTGDKNRSATARIKVVIVEDQAWLRENLAREINSDPDLNCVNAYRTAEAALRGIPNDAPDVVLMDINLPGMDGVECVKRLKTLWPEVRCLMLTVYEESEKIFNSLLAGASGYLLKRTSTGELLEAIRQVHGSGSPMSSSIARKVVAYFNQIGAAKDDSVAALSPREQQVLELLAKGSTYKDIAHQLSLSIETVRMNVKHIYAKLHVHSRGEAAAKYLQPPPFVVP from the coding sequence ATGAAAACTACCGGTGACAAAAACCGTTCCGCCACCGCCCGGATCAAGGTGGTGATCGTCGAGGACCAGGCCTGGTTGCGGGAAAATCTGGCCCGGGAAATCAACAGCGATCCGGACTTGAACTGCGTCAATGCGTATCGAACAGCGGAGGCAGCCCTGCGGGGCATCCCCAATGATGCGCCCGACGTGGTGCTGATGGACATCAACCTGCCGGGCATGGACGGTGTGGAGTGCGTCAAACGGCTCAAAACGCTCTGGCCGGAAGTGCGGTGTCTCATGCTGACGGTCTATGAGGAGAGCGAGAAAATTTTCAATTCGCTGCTGGCCGGCGCCAGTGGTTACCTGTTGAAACGCACCAGCACCGGGGAGTTGTTGGAGGCGATCCGGCAGGTGCATGGCAGCGGCTCGCCCATGTCGAGCAGCATTGCCCGCAAGGTGGTGGCTTACTTCAACCAGATCGGCGCCGCCAAGGACGACAGCGTGGCCGCCCTGTCTCCGCGGGAACAACAAGTGCTGGAACTGCTTGCCAAGGGCTCGACTTACAAGGACATCGCGCATCAGCTATCGCTCAGCATCGAAACCGTCCGCATGAACGTGAAGCACATATACGCCAAGCTGCACGTCCATTCGCGGGGTGAAGCGGCGGCGAAATATCTGCAGCCCCCGCCTTTCGTGGTGCCGTAA
- a CDS encoding NADH-quinone oxidoreductase subunit A → MLGCLAVLFTGGMLVGSVMLGRSAKRSKIKDTAYECGMLPIGEGSTRLSVKFYLVAMLFILFDIEVVFLYPWAVVYKDMLRHQAGLILGAMLSFLGILVVGYVYALKKRALDWKG, encoded by the coding sequence ATGCTCGGCTGCTTGGCGGTCCTGTTCACCGGCGGCATGCTCGTGGGCTCAGTGATGCTTGGCCGGTCCGCGAAACGGTCCAAGATCAAGGATACGGCTTACGAGTGCGGCATGCTCCCCATTGGCGAGGGCAGCACGCGTCTTTCGGTAAAGTTCTACCTGGTGGCGATGCTGTTCATCCTCTTCGACATCGAAGTGGTCTTTCTCTATCCGTGGGCGGTGGTTTACAAGGACATGTTACGTCACCAGGCGGGCCTGATTTTGGGCGCCATGCTTTCCTTCCTGGGAATTCTCGTCGTGGGTTACGTCTATGCCCTGAAGAAACGGGCGCTGGATTGGAAGGGCTGA
- a CDS encoding response regulator gives MRSALIVDDDADYRALVADQLRTGGWAFWEADNGERAMELIREHRPAVVVCDLLMPRGNGFQVCQNLRSDPQLRGTRIVITTGRSFPSDRQAALEAGADAYFVKPFDVPTLVHMLQELVESPTTTPPPPAAGAADERVWLKFWGVRGSIATPGPATVGYGGNTACVELRAHGQIIILDAGTGLRALGRELTREFKEQPLQLDILLTHTHWDHIQGLPFFQPLYRSNNRIRIFGYEGARNGLFKVLSSQMESPYFPVGFEELPSNVEIDELRDMDFPVGNVRVQAFFANHPGICVGYRLTTQAGSVAFFPDNEPPNRLHHRPEGSPPAVNTRFAQSESRKLVEFLRDTDVLILDAQYDAEEYERHKGWGHGCVNDVVELAIAAHAKRLYLFHHDPDHDDAKIGSMVEQARQLAAQRHSTIEIEAAREGMVVQLNTPKPAGGET, from the coding sequence ATGAGATCAGCCCTGATCGTCGATGACGACGCGGATTACCGCGCGCTGGTGGCCGACCAGTTGCGAACCGGCGGCTGGGCTTTTTGGGAGGCGGACAACGGCGAGCGCGCCATGGAGCTGATCCGCGAACACCGGCCGGCGGTCGTGGTCTGTGACCTGTTGATGCCGCGCGGCAACGGGTTCCAAGTCTGCCAGAATTTGCGGTCCGATCCCCAATTGCGCGGCACGCGCATTGTCATCACCACGGGCCGCTCGTTTCCCAGCGACCGGCAGGCCGCCCTGGAAGCAGGAGCCGACGCTTATTTTGTGAAACCGTTCGATGTGCCCACGCTGGTGCACATGTTGCAGGAGCTTGTTGAGAGCCCGACCACCACGCCTCCGCCGCCGGCCGCCGGTGCTGCAGACGAACGCGTCTGGTTGAAATTCTGGGGCGTGCGCGGTTCGATTGCCACGCCCGGTCCGGCCACGGTTGGTTACGGTGGCAACACGGCATGCGTCGAACTGCGCGCCCACGGTCAGATCATCATCCTGGACGCAGGCACGGGCTTGCGCGCGCTGGGCCGTGAACTGACGCGCGAATTCAAGGAACAGCCCCTGCAGTTAGACATCCTGCTCACCCACACGCATTGGGACCACATCCAGGGGCTGCCGTTCTTTCAACCTCTTTACCGGTCCAACAACCGCATCCGCATCTTCGGCTACGAAGGGGCGCGCAACGGGCTGTTCAAAGTCCTCTCCAGCCAGATGGAAAGCCCCTACTTCCCCGTGGGTTTCGAGGAACTGCCCAGCAACGTCGAGATTGATGAATTGCGGGACATGGATTTCCCGGTGGGCAACGTTCGCGTGCAGGCATTCTTCGCCAACCACCCGGGCATTTGTGTGGGCTACCGGCTGACGACCCAGGCCGGCTCCGTGGCTTTTTTCCCGGACAACGAACCGCCCAACCGGCTCCATCACCGGCCCGAGGGAAGTCCGCCGGCCGTCAACACCCGCTTTGCGCAGAGCGAATCGCGCAAGCTGGTCGAGTTCCTGCGGGACACGGATGTGTTGATTTTGGATGCCCAATACGATGCGGAAGAATACGAACGGCACAAGGGCTGGGGCCACGGCTGTGTGAACGACGTCGTTGAACTCGCCATCGCGGCCCACGCCAAACGGCTTTACCTCTTTCACCACGATCCGGACCACGACGACGCGAAGATTGGTTCCATGGTGGAACAGGCCCGGCAACTGGCCGCACAGCGGCATTCGACCATCGAGATTGAGGCCGCCCGCGAAGGGATGGTGGTTCAACTGAACACCCCGAAGCCGGCCGGCGGCGAAACGTGA
- a CDS encoding aspartate-semialdehyde dehydrogenase translates to MNRNPHVAVVGATGAVGIEMIKTLEKRQFPVGKLTLLASARSAGKKLKFKGTDITVQELTQDSFAGIDLALFSAGGSISKEFAPIAAKAGCVVVDNSSAFRQDDNVPLVIPEINAEDCRWHKGIIANPNCTTAITLMALYPLHKAFGVKRIFASSYQAVSGTGAKALEELERQVGQIVNQQPVTKEVYPHQIAFNVLPQVDAFLPSGYTKEEMKMENEGRKIMHHPSFRASVTCVRVPVYRSHSVAVSAEFEQPVTVAAARDVLKQAPGLDLVDEPENKKYPMPLFTSEKYHCEVGRIRRDCAMENGLAFWVCGDQLLKGAALNAVQIAEVLVK, encoded by the coding sequence ATGAATCGCAATCCGCATGTGGCCGTGGTCGGCGCGACGGGCGCCGTTGGCATTGAAATGATCAAAACCTTGGAAAAGCGTCAGTTTCCGGTCGGGAAGCTGACGCTGCTGGCTTCGGCCCGGTCGGCCGGCAAGAAGCTGAAATTCAAGGGCACGGACATCACAGTGCAGGAATTGACCCAGGATTCGTTTGCGGGCATCGACCTCGCGCTCTTCAGTGCGGGTGGCAGCATTTCCAAGGAGTTCGCGCCCATCGCGGCCAAGGCCGGCTGCGTGGTGGTGGACAACTCGAGCGCCTTCCGGCAGGACGACAACGTCCCGCTGGTGATTCCGGAAATCAACGCGGAGGACTGCCGGTGGCACAAGGGCATCATTGCGAACCCCAACTGCACCACGGCCATCACCCTGATGGCGTTGTATCCGTTGCACAAGGCCTTTGGCGTGAAGCGCATTTTTGCCTCCAGTTATCAGGCCGTGTCCGGCACGGGCGCCAAGGCGCTCGAGGAACTGGAACGGCAGGTTGGCCAGATTGTCAACCAGCAGCCGGTAACCAAGGAGGTTTACCCGCATCAGATCGCGTTCAACGTGCTGCCGCAGGTCGATGCCTTCCTGCCTTCGGGTTACACCAAGGAGGAAATGAAGATGGAAAACGAGGGACGCAAGATCATGCATCATCCTTCCTTCCGGGCCAGTGTGACCTGCGTGCGGGTGCCCGTGTATCGCTCGCATTCCGTGGCCGTAAGTGCCGAGTTCGAGCAGCCCGTCACCGTGGCCGCGGCGCGCGACGTCCTCAAACAGGCGCCCGGTCTGGATCTGGTGGACGAGCCGGAGAACAAAAAGTATCCGATGCCCCTGTTCACGTCCGAGAAATACCATTGCGAGGTCGGGCGCATCCGCCGGGACTGCGCCATGGAGAACGGCCTGGCCTTCTGGGTCTGCGGCGACCAGTTGCTCAAGGGCGCCGCCTTGAACGCCGTGCAGATTGCCGAAGTGTTGGTGAAGTAG
- a CDS encoding sensor histidine kinase, with product MEAWCGEAGRARRTLQGNHEVRRMSAAVMLAVAFLAVAFPARGAILWSHPGAVLVCNNGDGEDILHGAIPPQTTNSSGTLYFRIKVDPISDTAAKVINQFEAGFMLVAKRQEHLGIGNAGGAMAYSALHVPKAPKGFQDFNSASPDPPFAYEYMRAGTPRYIVFKIDYEPGRDARVTVWLNPDLSTGATEFNQPRNIVVHFETDATFDEFRLIHRGYGGGWKFSEMVVGTSFEDVLLRHFWQAWWFVAICVAMLLAAVAGAVQLLERRRAQVQIQQLEKERAVATERTRIAQDIHDEVGVSLTKISKLSDLMELHEQVREANAETRQTIAATARDTIRAMDEIVWAINPRNDTLKEMADYLVYFMKDLLGSTTIACQLQVPLALPDLPVTAEVRHALFMVVKEALNNAVKHAACTEIQLALQVGENQISIRVADNGTGFRLDQATGVGNGLENMQRRMSAIGGGVEFATRPGAGTDVRFYFPIRRGKTAS from the coding sequence ATGGAAGCGTGGTGTGGCGAAGCGGGCCGGGCGCGCAGGACACTCCAAGGCAATCACGAGGTCAGGCGGATGAGCGCGGCGGTCATGTTGGCCGTCGCGTTTCTGGCCGTTGCGTTTCCCGCACGGGGCGCGATTTTGTGGAGCCATCCTGGAGCGGTCCTGGTTTGCAACAACGGCGACGGGGAGGACATTCTTCACGGGGCAATTCCGCCACAGACCACCAATTCGTCTGGCACGCTTTATTTTCGTATCAAGGTCGATCCGATTTCCGACACGGCCGCGAAGGTGATCAATCAATTCGAGGCCGGATTCATGCTGGTGGCAAAACGGCAGGAGCACTTGGGCATCGGCAATGCCGGAGGGGCCATGGCTTACTCGGCCCTGCATGTGCCCAAGGCACCGAAGGGCTTCCAGGATTTCAACTCGGCGTCTCCCGATCCGCCGTTTGCCTACGAGTATATGCGGGCCGGCACGCCGCGGTATATCGTTTTTAAAATTGATTACGAGCCCGGTCGGGACGCGCGCGTCACGGTCTGGCTGAACCCGGATCTTTCCACCGGGGCGACCGAATTCAACCAGCCCAGGAACATCGTGGTTCATTTTGAGACCGACGCCACCTTCGACGAATTCCGCCTGATCCATCGGGGCTACGGTGGGGGCTGGAAGTTCAGCGAGATGGTGGTGGGAACGTCATTTGAAGACGTGCTGTTGCGGCATTTCTGGCAGGCATGGTGGTTCGTGGCGATCTGCGTGGCGATGTTGCTGGCGGCGGTGGCGGGGGCGGTGCAGCTGTTGGAACGGCGGCGTGCCCAGGTCCAAATCCAGCAGCTTGAAAAGGAGCGGGCGGTCGCGACGGAGCGGACCCGCATCGCCCAGGACATTCACGATGAAGTGGGGGTAAGCCTCACAAAAATCAGCAAGCTCAGCGATTTGATGGAGCTGCATGAGCAGGTCAGGGAGGCGAACGCCGAGACGCGCCAGACCATTGCAGCAACGGCCCGCGACACCATCCGGGCCATGGACGAAATCGTCTGGGCGATCAATCCCCGGAACGACACGTTGAAGGAAATGGCCGACTACCTCGTGTATTTCATGAAGGATCTGCTGGGTTCAACCACCATCGCCTGCCAGTTGCAGGTGCCGCTGGCCCTGCCTGACCTGCCGGTGACGGCCGAGGTCCGGCACGCCCTGTTCATGGTGGTCAAGGAAGCCTTGAACAACGCCGTCAAGCATGCGGCCTGCACGGAAATCCAGCTCGCTTTGCAGGTGGGAGAAAATCAAATTTCCATCCGGGTGGCGGACAACGGCACAGGCTTCCGGCTCGATCAAGCCACCGGCGTGGGAAATGGCCTGGAAAACATGCAGCGACGAATGAGCGCCATCGGCGGTGGGGTGGAATTTGCCACCCGGCCGGGAGCGGGCACCGACGTGAGATTTTATTTTCCGATCCGCCGGGGGAAAACCGCATCATGA
- a CDS encoding PEP-CTERM sorting domain-containing protein (PEP-CTERM proteins occur, often in large numbers, in the proteomes of bacteria that also encode an exosortase, a predicted intramembrane cysteine proteinase. The presence of a PEP-CTERM domain at a protein's C-terminus predicts cleavage within the sorting domain, followed by covalent anchoring to some some component of the (usually Gram-negative) cell surface. Many PEP-CTERM proteins exhibit an unusual sequence composition that includes large numbers of potential glycosylation sites. Expression of one such protein has been shown restore the ability of a bacterium to form floc, a type of biofilm.), with the protein MKQPLFRRSIHVLTPLFAGLALAACPSLCRGSTVFSDDFSEAPGTLIIGKAADVGGLWGGSAGANPGPAAVSAANSLDTSGDQRLLFNSFTAALGAGEVLTLSFDTLPPSNGASLNNGWAGISLYAGFVDANNPGSETMFAGDPSASAWGTDGSIGRYFGADSTLNNHLTLTYEYDTGAWTFSSSGFSASGTGPAGLALDGLRIGNGNSADINLDNLTVDISPVPEPSSLALVGAGVGLLAVLRRRSGRGM; encoded by the coding sequence ATGAAACAACCGCTCTTCCGTCGCTCAATTCACGTTTTGACTCCCTTGTTTGCCGGCCTGGCGCTGGCAGCCTGCCCGTCCCTGTGCCGCGGAAGCACTGTGTTTTCTGATGATTTTAGCGAAGCTCCGGGAACCTTGATCATCGGCAAAGCCGCGGACGTCGGGGGGCTTTGGGGCGGAAGCGCCGGGGCCAATCCGGGCCCGGCGGCCGTCAGCGCGGCCAATTCGTTGGACACCAGCGGCGATCAGCGGCTGCTGTTCAACAGCTTCACCGCCGCTTTGGGAGCCGGCGAGGTGCTCACGCTTTCTTTCGACACGCTTCCGCCGTCCAATGGTGCGTCACTCAACAATGGCTGGGCGGGAATCAGCCTGTATGCGGGTTTTGTGGACGCCAACAACCCGGGATCGGAAACAATGTTTGCGGGCGATCCCAGCGCTTCTGCCTGGGGCACGGACGGCTCCATTGGCCGCTACTTTGGTGCCGACAGCACGCTGAACAATCACCTGACGCTGACTTACGAATACGACACCGGCGCCTGGACGTTCTCATCCTCCGGGTTTTCTGCCAGCGGCACCGGACCGGCCGGCCTGGCGCTTGACGGGTTGAGAATCGGCAACGGCAACAGCGCTGACATCAACCTGGACAACCTGACCGTGGACATCAGTCCCGTGCCGGAGCCGTCATCGCTGGCGCTGGTTGGGGCGGGCGTGGGGTTGCTGGCGGTTTTGCGTCGTCGTTCCGGACGCGGAATGTGA
- a CDS encoding tetratricopeptide repeat protein, with the protein MPISRGRRTWTSFDEMREAAEKGDPQAQCYLGVCYQTGQSVAPDPVEAVRWYRKAADQNDPVAQCYLGFCYQSGIGVPQEFGEAAKWYREAAEQGDPAAQYNLGVLYETGQGVPQNFAEAFKWFQAAAEQGEPQAQFNLGVYHETGQIVPQDFAEAVRWYRLSAEQECAPAQCNLGLCYQTGRGVEPDNRQAVRWFIRAAKQGDKTAQHNLGVHYAMLEIEAEEKALADAEAGTEGEAEPTAEEEA; encoded by the coding sequence ATGCCCATCAGCCGAGGCCGCCGCACTTGGACGTCGTTTGACGAGATGCGCGAGGCCGCCGAAAAAGGCGACCCGCAGGCACAATGCTACCTGGGAGTCTGCTACCAGACCGGCCAGAGCGTCGCGCCGGATCCCGTCGAGGCCGTGCGCTGGTATCGCAAGGCGGCCGACCAGAACGATCCCGTGGCCCAATGTTACCTCGGCTTCTGCTATCAGTCCGGCATTGGCGTGCCGCAGGAATTTGGCGAAGCCGCCAAATGGTATCGCGAAGCGGCCGAACAAGGTGACCCCGCCGCCCAATACAACCTCGGCGTCCTCTACGAAACCGGCCAGGGCGTCCCGCAGAATTTTGCGGAGGCCTTCAAATGGTTCCAAGCCGCCGCGGAACAAGGCGAACCGCAGGCCCAGTTCAATCTCGGCGTTTACCACGAAACCGGCCAGATCGTCCCACAGGACTTCGCGGAAGCGGTCCGCTGGTATCGGCTGTCCGCCGAACAGGAATGCGCCCCCGCCCAGTGCAATCTCGGCCTGTGTTATCAGACCGGCCGCGGCGTGGAGCCCGACAATCGCCAGGCCGTCCGCTGGTTCATTCGCGCCGCCAAACAGGGGGACAAAACCGCCCAGCATAATCTCGGCGTGCACTACGCCATGCTGGAAATTGAAGCCGAAGAAAAGGCGCTGGCGGATGCCGAGGCCGGGACGGAAGGAGAAGCCGAACCCACCGCCGAAGAGGAGGCATAA